ttttttccttttcctttttgtttgaagttttttagCTCGTCGGATTTTTACgcggtattgtcgtcacttgatcgtcggcgtttgttaatttttttgtttaggtccgccttttctgataaaccataagagctacagctttgaaattttgcgcacttgtttgtcatcattaggtgactgtgtaggccaagaaccacagctgtgatatgcattttgtcaaaattatggccctttttgtacttaaaaaatttgagtttcttggttaaattttttgcttAGGTCCCccttttcttaaaactatacgaactacagctttgaatctttgcacacttgtttatcatcattaggtgaccgtgtgtaggccaagaatcataacataactctaatatgcattttgtcagaattatggccctttttgtacttcgaaactttgagtttcttggttaaaacttttgtttaggtccaccttttcttaaaactatacgagctacagctttgaatctttgcacatttgtttatcatcattaggtgacctTGTGTACGTACAGATCACGGACTTAGACGTGTTGTCAGAACTGGAGCATAAATGGtgtgtatgttttcatatttttttgtctGGAATGTCTAAGGTACCCCTAGAATTAATATAGGTTTCTGTTTTTACACATAACTTTCTGTCTTTTTCCTAAATACTAAAATGGGTAGCCGCTGAAACATACGTCTAGGCAATGAAATAAATAGATGGCAGCCGTTCAGATGTACAAAGTTATACAGCAGATTTTGGAAAATACAGGgagtgtacatgtatgtttactaccttttttttagctcacctgagcattgctcagggtgagctattgtgatcacgctgtgtctgtcgtccgtcgtgcatCAGTGCGTGCGgctgtcgtcaacaattgtgtttaaaagacatctcctccataaccactgaatggattttattgaaacttggcATTGATGTTCCTTGGctagtcctctatcaaaattgttcaaatggttcggCTTGGTTTCACATAGTGGCCGCCAGagataaatatagaaaaatcttcaaacgacatctcctcctaaaccgatggtccaatttagaagtaatttcacacaaatggtccttatgtcaccctctaccaagattgttcaaattatattgatttgtcaaaaaatattactgccagagggcgtggtcacttttccatatatgtatatagtggaaactttaaaaatcttcttttgtgaaactgctggcccgattttgaaataattttacacaaatggtccttgtgtgaccctctactaagattattcaaataattccgattcgtcaaaacacatggccgccagaggacgtggtcacttttccctatatgtatatagtagaaactttaaaaatctgattgtgtgaaactgctggcccgattttagaataattttacacaaatgatccttgtgtgaccctctaccaagattgttcaaactattctgattcgtcaaaaagcatggccgccagaGACGTGGTCacttccctgtatgtatatagtggaaacttaaaaaatcttcttgtgtgaaactgctggcccgattttagaataattttacacaaatagtccttgtgtgaccctctaccaagattgttcaaattattttgatttgtctaaAAACATGCCCCcaagagggcatggtcacttttccctatatgtatatagtggaaactttaaaaatcttcttgtgtgaaactgctggcccgatctaaaaataattttacacaaatggttcttgtgtgaccctctagcaagattgttcaaattattttgattcgttaaaaagcatggctgccagggggcgtggtcacttttccctttatgtataccatacttgtccaaattattgccctaaggtaaaaaaaatggccACACCCCTGTGTCAGACATGTACTGACTATAGGCTtttgtacttatacaaacacacttgaagccttgtacacaggtgagcgctttagggtcaatgaccctcttgttttttttttgtggcaacactttgatacatttgtttctgtttttacacatgcctttctgtATCTATACACTCAACGTAAACAGTGTTACCGTGGAAACATTTCTCTACATCTAGGCAATGGTGTAATGGATGACCAACGTTAGATGTTCTAAGTTATATAGCAGATATTGGAGCATATAGATtgtgtatacatattttttcattcttgtacattttgtatctgtACTCTGAACCTAAACAAGGTTATTACGGAAACGTACCTCTACATCTAGGCAATGGTATAATGGATGGCCGACGTTCAGATGTACAAAGTTATACTGCAGACTTTGGAGCATAAAGggtgtgtatatttactttttagctgacctgagccataggctcagggtgagctattgtgatcactcaccgtccgtcgtccgtaaacttttactttaaacgacatctcctcataaaccgctaggccgaTTTCATCCAaccttcacaggaatgttccttgggtgaagctctacaaaaattgttcaaagaattgaattccatgcagaactctggttgccatggcaaccgaaaggaaaaactttaaaaatcttcttctcaaaaaccagaagtcctagagcttagatatttgaggtgaagcattgcctagtggacctctaccaattttgttcaaatcgtgaccccagggtcatatgattttacataggaaaatcttaaaaaatcttcttctcaaaaaccagacgccctagagcttagatatttgacatgtagcattgcctagtagacctctactaaaattgttcaaatcttaaccccgggtcaaaattgagcccgccccaggggtcacttgattttacatagatttctataggaaaatcttcaattaaaaaaaaaccagaaggcgtagagcttagatatttgacatgttgcattgcctagtggacctctacaaaatttgttctaatcatgatccccggggtcaaaattgaccccgccccaggggtcacttgattttacataggaaaatcttcaaattttttctaaaaataaaccagaaggcctagagcttagatatttatcatgtagcattgcctagtagacctctacaaaatttgttcaaattatgacccccgtggtcaaaattgtccccgccccaggggttacttgagtttacataggaaaatcttcaaaatttttctaaaaataaaccaaaaggcctagatcttagatatttgacatgtagcattgcctagtagacttcaataaactttattcaaatcatgacctagtggacctctacaaaatttgttcaaattatgacccccggggtcaaattgaccccgcccaatggaGTTACttgttgtacatagaaaaatcttcaaaattttctaaaaataaaccagaaggcctagagcttagatatttgacttgtagcattgcgtagtggacctctacaaaatttgttcaaattttgacctCCAGGTCAAATTGatccagccccaggggttacttgattgtacatagggaaattttcatgaatttgctAAATATAAACCAAACGGCCTTGATctaagatatttgatatgtaacattgcctagtagacttctacaaactttgttcaaatcatgaccccggggtaaaattgacaccgccccagcggtaacttaattgtacatcggaaaatcttcaaaactttctaaaaataaaccagaagggatagagcttagatttttgacatgtagcattgcctagaggacctctataaaatttgttcaaatcatgaccccccgggggtcacgtggtttatataaaccacgtgatatagggaaactttgaaaatcttctcgtacaaaaccacatggcctaagactttgatatttggtttgtagcatcatctagtggtcctctaccaagattattcaaattatccctctagggtcaaatatgaccccgcaccaggggtcccaagttttacatagacttttatagaaaaaaaagtttaaaaaacttcttgcctgaaaccacaacacttagacctttgatgtttggtttgtagcattgtcttatggtcctcaaccataattattcaaattgtacaccttgggtgaaaagaggccctgccctgggggtccccagttttatatagacttatacaggaaaaagctttaaaaatcttcttgtctgaaaccatacgaccgaggcttttgatatttggtatgatgcattgtctagtagtcctctaccaaaattgttcaaattatgtccctggggttaaaagaggccccgccctagggtcacttagttattatgtgagttatataggaaaaatacttgaaatatcatctgatcatatttccaagactgtttaattataattacctgatgaccccaagtaatatgatgtcacttgactgtgaccttgacctactgacctactttcttgttttttttaacatacagccttgaaattttgatgacatacacagttttgcacacaaatcgtaaaactgaatttcattgaccatgtatgtgacctactgactttcttaatattttatcaccagtttgacatttgaaacatgtagctcatgtcactcaggtgagcgatccagggtcaacatgaccctcttgttcttacATGTGGCAACACTGAtatatttgtttctctttttacacATGCCTCTCTGTCTGTATACACGCAACAGGGTCACCATGGGAACGTACCGCCACAGACATATAGACAATGACTGACGTTCAGATGAGCAGATTTTAGGGCATATACGGTTAGTACATGTATGTCTACTTTTCCTTTTATGTGGCAACGCtttgataaatttgtttttgtttttacacatgcctttctgtATTTATACATTCAACCttaacagggttaccatggaaacgtacctCAATATCTAGGCAATGGTATATTGGATTAGCAACGTTCAGATGTACAAAGTCATAGAGCAGATTTTGGAGCATATaaggtgtgtatgtttactttttctttttatgtgatgTCACTttgatgtatttgtttttcattttacacatgCCTCTCTGTATCTATAAACACAACAGGATTACCATGGAAGCTAACATCTACATCTACGCAAAGGTAAAAATGGATGACGACGTCCAAATCTACAAACAGCAGTGAGAGAAATCCTGCAACCGATAACGATCACGTGACAAACGCTTAGCTTTAAATAGTCTAAGCTTTGCTAGGACCCGTAAATGAATTCAGGCAAAActtgaatataaacaaacatgTGGATAATCTGTGCGGTTATTGGAAACTCAATCTACCTTGCATGTGTTTTGCTGCGTAATTCTTGGTGTTCGGTGTTTGCTGTTTTGTCAGGGATTTGTTTGGCTATTTGATGGTGTTTGTGGTGGTTTTGGTGTTTGTTGTGGTGTTTGTGTTGGTGTTTTGGTGTTTGTTGTGTTTTTGGTGTCTTCCATGTGGTCTTCTCGGTTGTATTCgatcatgtttgtgttgttttgttaaaatgggcGTTTGGTGCGAATTGTATGTTGCATCTGGTTCTTCATCGTTCGTTCCGTTACAAGGTGAATTTCTTTCTGCCATTAGCAATACATTATATCTAGATTTATTGATGTTCACAATTAAATATTGCGCtgtgattaatttgttttacgttTCCCATCAGTTTTAGATAGCTGCAAAGATATGTCATGAAATTTGTAGACGACAAATATAGTGTGCAGGCGAGATCTGGGTTGAACGCGCGAAAGCTGCAAGTACATGCCATGGAATATGCAGACGACAGACATGCGGTGTAGACGAGATCTGGGTTGAACGCGCGAAATTGTTCTATTTCATTTCTGCGTTTTactctttttgttttgtatttcttttttctacTAGAATGCTGGGGTATGTATACTtgaagaaaaaagacgcagacgGACATGGAGATGCAGACCAAGCAAAATGTGCGTTTCTCTTTATGATGAACAGGTATGTATATTGCTACTTATGTTATCcttttttgtatgcattttttcaACCTGGTGGCTTACAAACACGTGTGAATATATCATGTTGTAGACAATGCAATGGTTTAGTGGATGGTGCAGCTATGGTACATGATACTGACTACAATCACGTGCGTGGATGTCATGTTGTAGATTTCACAGTGGTTAAGTGGATGCTGCAACTTGATCCTTTCTCTGAGGTATGTAATTTTTCTGACAGGTACAATTAGATTATTTCGTTCGATAGCTTTTTTGCAGTTTTCATCACGCAAGTTACgcacattcattttcattttaatgaattttctataaattttatattttctggttatcGTGTGGGCGTAcatggttttaattttttttttatttttaactcatTACTGTTAATTGTTAGATAATGACTACCAGTATTCAGTTAAGTAGTGTATAACTTTAAACCTTTAGAAAGCAAAGAACTATTTTTGTCGTAGTAATTCTAGAACGTAGGAATGTGCATTCAACTTCTGGCTATGGTGAAAGTAAAACTCGAAGTATTGGACAAGAAACTCAGAACTATTCGATGAGAAACCTATACTATCAAGACGAGGAACCCGAACTATCCGACAAGAAGCGGTTTCCTGTACTACACACGTAAGGACTTGTTTATAATCTATATTGCACTTTGAATATAGGTCGGTAAATCAGTTTAATTACACCAAGTAGGTTTTCATGATTGGTGTAATTATGTACCGTACAAGCCTGAGACGTGGTTCGAATTCGTGATTTTTGGTGTGTGAGTTTGAAACCCATTTTCTTCTTTAAACCGTATCAAAGATTTTATAACAAACTTCTGTTTTCTGTCAGTAAAAAGGAAACGGGGATATAACTATCTTTTTTATATGTGACTTTGATGTAAGTGTTGGTTTCTGAAAAACAGTGTGgctgtttattttattgtattaacaGGAAGAAAAAATTAGTTGATGTATTACAGTTGTCGAATTGCCGGTACTAAAAAGATGCCGATAACCAGAGGGGCACTGGAAACCAATCGATGTCGCTCATCAGAGGTGTTCTGGACCCCTTATGTCAACATAGTAATCAGCTGTTCTCGACAAGGTAGGctactaaatgagccgtgccatgagaaaaccaacaaaatggctttgcgaccagcatgcatccagaccagcctgcgcattcgcgctgtctggtcaggatccatgctgttcgctaacagtttctctaattgcaatagattttgaaagcgaacagcatggatcctgaccagactgggcggatgtgcaggctggtctggatccatgctggtcgcaaagccactatgttggttttctcatggcacggctcaaattttttTAGAATTGCTATTTACGCGATGCGAGTTCTAGCCACAGTTTGTATTACATCTACGGTTTCTGACGTTAAATGTGACAGGCACAGCGAAAAGCTATTGTTGATAACTTGATATAGGCTGACATCTGGTTCTGTGACATAACTTTCCTTTTTTTCCTGAACATATTGAGAGATTTGTCAAGTTATGTAATCGCtggtatttaaattttacaaaacaaaaattcgGTAACTAAACTTAAGGATTATATATCCATATGTAATAAGAGGATTTATAACATGACAGTAAGTTGCCAATTATATCTAGCAGACGACACTTGCTGCTTCTACCAGATGACGCCAGTGGCGGAAGAAGGGACCCGATGCCTGGAGTAACTTTGCAGtataaaattttggtaaaatatttgaatttgtttgtcGTCATACGTTCCAGtacaaaacttttataaaataattttaacttttatattgtcGTCATTATGTACACTGATACTGGCTTGTATAACTTGCTAAAGGCGATGCATTTATGATGCGTTTGTTCcggaaatgagaaaaaaaacaaccttaaaCTGAAGAGGGTATAACTTTGCAAATCACGGATAGACTGTTTCACAAGATTAACTGACTTGAAAAGTAGTTATTTGCATATACTGTCATTTCTAATAGTGCAATAAAACTTATAAATGTAggacttataggttattagatttgtgttgagaaatatgcatgagttatGCAGCGGAATTATTGCGCGACTTCAGGGCGCAATAtttcgcgaaagaacgagtgcatattatcgatgcaaatctaataatctgtatattacatacgcatctaaaGTAATAATAGTTATATAAACGAAATGAATTAGTTTTTAACATGAGCAAAATTAATCTTATCGTCGTTAAAGACATTTCAAATGCGACGACACACGTAAAAATTACATCACAAACGAGCCACGCACCCGAcgtgaaatgtgaaaatattgacgtttcttaACGGAGTTTATAACTGAGTATGTaattgtgtatgtaataaaaaatttcAGCACTGTTCGATTGGTCAGGATAGAGTGGTTTCAGTGGAATTCAGCCCTTGGTGGACATATCGTCTGTATTTGCCCTGTCCTAGTGATGGTAGAGAGCTCTTCCACACCTCGTGCACATATCAGAATCCGCGAGGTAGGCGACGAATTTATTCAGGTAAAGAGAAATGTTACTTCATAacgttttttctattaatttgaaagttattttatctgctttgtatgcagGTGATGAAATTAGGTTCCATAAACATGGCATTGCGGAAAACAATTCTTCTGGCATGTATGTACTTAATAAATTATTTTGCCTCATAAATTCGTGACATGGTGTGCTCACCCAGCTATAATGGTAGATCATTAGACTCCTTGTTTTGAGTCGCTGATTCAAATCCCTATTTGACAGAACTTTGACCGCAGTTTTTGACGAGGTGCGGGTACTAGTTAGAAACCAGCttgcaaaatcatgaaaataaacatgatttcaaaaactactttCTATGAATATGTTAAATGAATTCTGTTTCaactaaatgtatttaaaattagcGAGCACTCTGAAGTTCAGaccttatttgtatttatgtcaCCAACGGATGTCCAAGAAATATACACATTGTTATTTGCAAATTGTTCACCTCTAAGAACTTTCagatggacttagaaaataatcatttttgtctGCATTATAGGTAAGCTATGATACTAAGTAAAttattagatatattttattgCCACGGTGTCAAAGGTTTCAaatatctgtccgtccgtcagtccgttagTCACATTTCTTGTATACTCAACTGCTCTTACAGTTTATATCTAACTGAAATATACTTAGTATGCACCGTTTACATTGAAATGCGCATATTGTGGGGATTTTCATGTAATATTCTTTTGGGGTAATGGCCCTTTTTCGGACTTTGAAATGTTACATCTGTATCAGAACATTGTGTACCCAAATTCTCATACAGTTTCCACCCAATTTAAACgaaacatgaagtggacatgtgtgTTATCGAAACTTCCATGTCTGATTTTCTGCTCGAGTTATGACCCGTTCTCGGAGGTCGAAATTttacaactacatcagaacaCATTATGTACTTAAGTCCTACAgctcaaatgaaactttgtaaacGTCAGCTTGAAGAAGACATTTGCTTTTTTTCTGGAATTTGGTGTCCGAtgtttttttttgagttttgCCTCATTTTAAATTCTTAGCATTATTCTATCGAATATTTTCAGGAGGCATGTGTCATACAGTTTgaacatcatttttagctcgactattcgaagaataagtagagctatcctactcaccacggcgtcggcgtcggcgtcggcgtcataccctggttaagtttttcgtaccagtccacattttgacaaagtcttttgagataaagctttgaaactttcaacacttgtttaccatcaccatgtccaattataggcaagagtatataactctgtcaagcattttgactgaattatggccccttttgacttagaaatcttggttaagtttttcgtaccagttcatattttggcaaagtcttttgagataaagctttgaaactttcaacacttgtttaccatcatcatgtccagttgtaggcaagagtacataactccatcaagcattttggttgaattattgccccttttttacttagaaatcttggttaagtttttcgtaccagtctacattttgacaaagtcttttgagataaagctttgaaactttcaacacttgtttaccatcaccatatccagttgtaggcaagagtaaactccatcaagcattttggctgaattatggccccttctgacttagaagtcttggttaagtttttcgtaccagtttatattttgtgtaaagtgtttgacatatggctttgaaccttttttatcttgttcagtattatagtctctatcaataggcaagagtacataactctgtcatcttttttggctgaattatggccctttttgaacttggaaattggttctgtt
The sequence above is a segment of the Mercenaria mercenaria strain notata chromosome 3, MADL_Memer_1, whole genome shotgun sequence genome. Coding sequences within it:
- the LOC123523384 gene encoding uncharacterized protein LOC123523384 — its product is MSLIRGVLDPLCQHSNQLFSTSRRHLLLLPDDASGGRRDPMPGVTLQYKILHCSIGQDRVVSVEFSPWWTYRLYLPCPSDGRELFHTSCTYQNPRGRRRIYSGLKRQEDNVLHC